A single window of Podarcis raffonei isolate rPodRaf1 chromosome 9, rPodRaf1.pri, whole genome shotgun sequence DNA harbors:
- the LOC128421484 gene encoding 16 kDa beta-galactoside-binding lectin-like, which translates to MECGLVATHLKLQHGETVEVKGKILPDCKEFVVNLGQDCDNIALHFNPRFDCKGDVNTIVCNSKENGEWGEEQRESDFPFEQDGKVQLSFTFLPGEIKVLLAEGHEISFLNRLGLKTIEYIAVEGDFKIRVLKFP; encoded by the exons ATGGAGTGT ggACTGGTTGCTACTCATCTGAAACTTCAGCATGGAGAGACGGTTGAGGTGAAGGGGAAGATCTTGCCCGATTGCAAAGA ATTTGTTGTGAATCTGGGCCAAGACTGCGACAACATCGCCCTTCACTTCAACCCGCGTTTTGACTGCAAGGGGGATGTGAACACCATCGTCTGCAACTCTAAGGAAAATGGGGAATGGGGAGAAGAGCAGAGAGAAAGCGACTTCCCTTTTGAGCAGGATGGCAAAGTTCAG CTTTCCTTCACCTTTCTTCCGGGTGAGATCAAGGTGCTTCTGGCAGAGGGCCACGAAATCTCCTTCCTCAACCGGCTGGGCCTGAAGACCATTGAGTACATTGCGGTGGAAGGAGACTTCAAGATCCGAGTCCTCAAATTCCCCTAA